The following proteins come from a genomic window of Pyxidicoccus sp. MSG2:
- a CDS encoding beta-ketoacyl synthase N-terminal-like domain-containing protein codes for MRRVGIFGWGVVAPKSRNIEAFERNLTSSESWLSPFNGFGPDNFLVGMPEFELADYKPWIDARFPGSRFSQLERKMGQPTQFAIGAFIQSLQQNPGLEQELQALGPRAHVYVGTGLGDLPTIQSISLDLYRAQRRWDRFWSAPERNAALRQWLETREPLPGLPPEPSTVEEATRDEAEDAWWHFWAGRSPELREYLTELRDIEAIGVPDEGDVESAKLAVIKEKRTRNARLQKKWMSPEPPWNAVSSNVLWNIHNTPASQISMMGRITGMTFAPVAACSSFGYGLRLAINAIQLGQAKAVVMGMTDPPPTPLVVGGFYNARVISADAAVSKPLTALRGTHIAGGSVVWVLGDLEHFLSKGFKPLGMEPVAVGVTADADHIITPSKEGPTLAIREALAGAGLTPQDVGSWDLHATATPGDFLEVQNLRDVLPETVLITARKGTFGHGMSAGGGWELTAQYLGYGSGKVFPTPLKQAELNKQISRVHGRFVFDEAVATPAGCAGKLSMGVGGINACVISRPWK; via the coding sequence GTGCGCAGAGTTGGCATCTTCGGCTGGGGCGTCGTCGCCCCCAAGTCCAGGAACATCGAAGCTTTCGAGCGTAACCTCACGTCCTCGGAAAGCTGGCTGTCCCCCTTCAACGGCTTCGGGCCGGACAACTTCCTCGTCGGCATGCCGGAGTTCGAGCTGGCCGACTACAAGCCGTGGATTGACGCGCGCTTCCCCGGCAGCCGCTTCTCCCAGCTCGAGCGGAAGATGGGCCAGCCGACGCAGTTCGCCATCGGCGCGTTCATCCAGTCGCTCCAGCAGAACCCGGGGCTGGAGCAGGAGCTGCAGGCGCTGGGGCCCCGCGCCCACGTCTATGTGGGCACCGGCCTGGGTGACCTACCCACCATCCAGTCCATCTCCCTCGACTTGTACCGCGCGCAGCGCCGGTGGGACCGCTTCTGGTCCGCCCCGGAGCGCAACGCCGCTTTGCGCCAGTGGCTGGAGACGCGCGAGCCGCTGCCCGGCCTGCCCCCGGAGCCCTCCACCGTCGAAGAGGCCACGCGCGACGAGGCCGAGGACGCGTGGTGGCACTTCTGGGCCGGCCGCTCCCCCGAGCTGCGCGAGTACCTGACGGAGCTGCGCGACATCGAAGCCATTGGCGTGCCGGACGAGGGCGACGTCGAGTCCGCCAAGCTGGCCGTCATCAAGGAGAAGCGCACCCGCAACGCCCGGCTGCAGAAGAAGTGGATGTCGCCGGAGCCGCCATGGAACGCCGTCTCCTCCAACGTGCTGTGGAACATCCACAACACGCCGGCCTCGCAGATTTCGATGATGGGGCGCATCACCGGCATGACGTTCGCCCCGGTGGCCGCGTGCTCGTCCTTCGGCTACGGCCTGCGGCTGGCCATCAACGCCATCCAGCTGGGCCAGGCCAAGGCCGTTGTCATGGGGATGACGGACCCGCCGCCCACCCCGCTCGTCGTGGGCGGCTTCTACAACGCCCGCGTCATCTCCGCGGACGCCGCCGTCTCCAAGCCCCTCACCGCGCTGCGCGGCACGCACATCGCCGGCGGCTCCGTCGTCTGGGTGCTGGGGGATTTGGAGCACTTCCTGTCCAAGGGCTTCAAGCCGCTGGGCATGGAGCCCGTGGCCGTGGGCGTCACCGCCGACGCGGACCACATCATCACCCCGTCCAAGGAAGGCCCCACGCTGGCCATCCGCGAGGCGCTGGCCGGCGCCGGCCTCACGCCCCAGGACGTGGGCAGCTGGGATTTGCACGCCACCGCCACCCCGGGTGACTTCCTGGAGGTGCAGAACCTGCGGGACGTGCTGCCGGAGACGGTGCTGATTACCGCGCGCAAGGGGACTTTCGGCCACGGCATGTCCGCGGGCGGCGGCTGGGAGCTGACGGCCCAGTACCTGGGCTACGGCAGCGGCAAGGTGTTCCCCACGCCGCTGAAGCAGGCGGAGCTCAACAAGCAGATTTCCCGCGTCCATGGCCGCTTCGTCTTCGACGAGGCGGTGGCCACGCCCGCGGGCTGCGCGGGCAAGCTGTCCATGGGCGTGGGTGGCAT
- a CDS encoding molecular chaperone DnaJ has translation MAKGGQTPPDPGSADVRAAWARKEAGDVAGARRDAERILAQNPSPEDRAEAEELLRRTSTPRHLFGFALLGAAILVVLVVLALSRYA, from the coding sequence ATGGCAAAAGGCGGACAGACGCCCCCGGACCCCGGCTCGGCGGACGTGAGGGCCGCCTGGGCCCGCAAGGAGGCCGGCGACGTGGCCGGGGCCCGGCGGGACGCCGAGCGCATCCTGGCCCAGAACCCCTCCCCCGAGGACCGGGCCGAGGCCGAGGAACTGCTCCGGCGCACCTCCACGCCCCGCCACCTGTTCGGCTTCGCCCTGCTGGGCGCCGCCATCCTCGTCGTGCTGGTGGTGCTCGCGCTGTCCCGTTACGCGTAA
- a CDS encoding DUF4159 domain-containing protein, whose product MSSRRLTRRNLLLGTAALAPLLARRADAFGEKSRFIPAVARHGGRWDLRMSGLRRIAWELQRRTSVEVVPDARGFPLSSPDLFEYPFLYMGGEGSFPALTDAEVSNLRRYLTYGGFMLADANDGSDGDGFDASFRREMARVLPQSPLAEVPSGHVVFKSFFLLDAAPGRLLNKPQMAACMLGKRAAVLYSQNDLAGAWNRSESGDYEFDVSPGGEPQRELAVRLGINICMYALCLDYKDDAVHLPLILNKRR is encoded by the coding sequence ATGTCCTCACGGCGACTGACGCGTCGAAACCTCCTGCTCGGCACCGCCGCGCTCGCCCCGCTGCTGGCCCGGCGAGCGGACGCCTTCGGCGAGAAGAGCCGCTTCATCCCCGCGGTGGCCCGGCACGGAGGCCGCTGGGACCTGCGCATGTCCGGGCTGCGCCGCATCGCCTGGGAGCTGCAGCGCCGCACCTCGGTGGAGGTGGTTCCGGACGCGCGCGGCTTCCCGCTCAGCTCGCCGGACCTCTTCGAGTACCCCTTCCTCTACATGGGCGGCGAGGGCTCCTTCCCCGCGCTCACCGACGCCGAGGTGTCCAACCTGCGGCGCTACCTGACGTACGGCGGCTTCATGCTGGCGGACGCCAACGACGGCAGCGACGGGGACGGCTTCGACGCGTCCTTCCGCCGGGAGATGGCGCGGGTACTGCCGCAGAGCCCGCTGGCCGAGGTGCCCTCCGGGCACGTGGTGTTCAAGTCCTTCTTCCTGCTGGACGCGGCGCCCGGGCGGCTGCTCAACAAGCCCCAGATGGCGGCGTGCATGCTGGGCAAGCGCGCTGCTGTGCTGTACTCGCAGAACGACCTGGCCGGGGCGTGGAACCGCAGCGAGTCCGGCGACTACGAGTTCGACGTGTCTCCCGGAGGGGAACCCCAGCGTGAGCTGGCCGTGCGCCTGGGCATCAACATCTGCATGTATGCCCTCTGCCTCGACTACAAGGACGACGCCGTCCACCTGCCGCTCATCCTCAACAAGCGGCGCTGA
- a CDS encoding glutamine amidotransferase, producing the protein MNSPTFNAWKLVSLSPLPQWALVLLALGLVLGVALAAWGVRREPSRMRRVLLWTLRVGAGVAALFFLLEPGIRHLQVARMKNRIAVLVDRSASMSFPSEPGGPTRTAQVASFLEKAAPQLAALQDRFTVEMYGFDPELAPVTPASLAKEPARAGTTDLLAAVRAAAGAGQGARKLSGMLLFSDGADNQDLKAGVVGRARAALADLNVPVSTFTVGQEALKDLAVEGLKVDDFAFVRNSLTVEVEIHGRGFSGREIPVVLSQEGKTVASKTVRLESSDDMKPVSFTFTPDQTGRFVYTVTVPTFPDEAVADNNTRSFTLKVIRDRVRVLLVVGRPSWDERYLRGLLRQDANVDLVSFYILRTLSDDPGVSSERELSLIPFPMEEIFDTKLDTFDVVIFQNFGHADPSLSIAEYERNLERYIHNGGAFVMIGGDSVLGEGRAMMPTLMEALPVAAAGPANPEPFKARLTPEGLRHPITAIGTGAASTEAAWGELPPIPGANLTTARPGATVLLDVPHMTANGKNVPLVAVWDYGRGRALVMATDASWYWAFAAHRDGSPSRAYDRFWGNALRWLVRDPDLTTLKVTADPPSVEPGRPVGVVVQARMADYQPAQDAQVRVELFSVASQKPVAVQTGATGSDGVVRLEFAPPAPGPYKLLASAKKGETDLGSGEDAVAVRAVGPELSDASVRPELMEAIAKTTGGKAYKLPQDGLPDVPLLDPPVVEVGRAKDQPLWDRWYYLVALIALLGAEWFARRRFGYV; encoded by the coding sequence ATGAACTCCCCCACCTTCAACGCCTGGAAGCTCGTCAGCCTCTCTCCGCTCCCGCAGTGGGCGCTGGTGCTGCTCGCCCTCGGACTGGTGCTGGGTGTGGCGCTGGCCGCCTGGGGCGTGCGCCGCGAGCCGTCGCGCATGCGCCGGGTGCTCCTGTGGACCCTGCGCGTGGGCGCGGGCGTGGCCGCGCTCTTCTTCCTTTTGGAGCCCGGCATCCGCCACCTGCAGGTGGCACGGATGAAGAACCGCATCGCCGTGCTGGTGGACCGCTCCGCCTCCATGAGCTTCCCCTCGGAGCCCGGCGGCCCCACGCGCACCGCGCAGGTGGCCTCCTTCCTGGAGAAGGCCGCGCCGCAGCTGGCCGCCCTGCAGGACCGCTTCACGGTGGAGATGTACGGCTTCGACCCGGAGCTGGCGCCGGTGACGCCCGCGTCGCTGGCGAAGGAGCCGGCGCGCGCGGGCACCACGGACCTGCTCGCCGCGGTGCGCGCGGCGGCGGGGGCGGGGCAGGGCGCTCGCAAGCTGTCGGGGATGCTGCTGTTCAGCGACGGCGCGGACAACCAGGACCTGAAGGCGGGCGTGGTGGGCCGGGCGCGCGCGGCGCTGGCGGATTTGAATGTCCCCGTGTCCACCTTCACCGTGGGCCAGGAGGCGCTGAAGGACCTCGCGGTGGAGGGGCTGAAGGTGGATGACTTCGCCTTCGTGCGCAACTCGCTCACCGTGGAGGTGGAGATTCACGGCCGCGGCTTCAGCGGGCGCGAGATTCCGGTGGTGCTCAGCCAGGAAGGCAAGACGGTGGCGAGCAAGACGGTGCGCCTGGAGTCCTCGGACGACATGAAGCCGGTGTCCTTCACCTTCACGCCGGACCAGACGGGGCGCTTCGTCTACACGGTGACGGTGCCCACCTTCCCGGACGAGGCGGTGGCGGACAACAACACGCGCTCCTTCACGCTGAAGGTGATTCGAGACCGCGTGCGCGTGCTGCTCGTGGTGGGCCGTCCCTCGTGGGACGAGCGCTACCTGCGGGGCCTCTTGCGCCAGGACGCCAACGTGGACCTGGTGTCCTTCTACATCCTGCGCACGCTGTCGGACGACCCGGGCGTGTCGAGCGAGCGCGAGCTGTCCCTGATTCCCTTCCCCATGGAGGAGATTTTCGACACGAAGCTGGACACCTTCGACGTCGTCATCTTCCAGAACTTCGGGCACGCGGACCCGTCGCTCTCCATCGCCGAGTACGAGCGCAACCTGGAGCGCTACATCCACAACGGCGGCGCCTTCGTGATGATTGGCGGCGACAGCGTGCTGGGCGAGGGCCGCGCGATGATGCCCACGCTGATGGAGGCGCTGCCCGTCGCCGCCGCCGGCCCCGCCAACCCGGAGCCCTTCAAGGCCCGCCTGACGCCGGAGGGCCTGCGCCACCCGATTACGGCCATTGGCACGGGGGCGGCGAGCACCGAGGCCGCGTGGGGCGAGCTGCCGCCCATTCCGGGGGCGAATCTCACGACGGCGCGTCCCGGGGCCACGGTGCTGCTGGACGTGCCGCACATGACTGCGAACGGGAAGAACGTGCCGCTGGTCGCGGTGTGGGACTACGGCCGGGGCCGGGCGCTGGTGATGGCGACGGATGCGTCCTGGTACTGGGCCTTCGCGGCGCACCGGGATGGCTCGCCGAGCCGCGCATATGACCGCTTCTGGGGCAATGCGCTGCGCTGGCTGGTGAGAGACCCGGACCTGACGACGCTGAAGGTGACGGCGGACCCTCCGTCCGTGGAGCCGGGGCGGCCCGTGGGCGTGGTGGTGCAGGCGCGCATGGCGGACTACCAGCCCGCGCAGGACGCGCAGGTGCGCGTGGAATTGTTCTCCGTGGCTTCGCAGAAGCCCGTGGCGGTGCAGACGGGGGCGACGGGCTCGGATGGCGTGGTGCGGCTGGAGTTCGCGCCGCCCGCGCCGGGGCCGTACAAGCTTCTGGCCTCGGCGAAGAAGGGTGAGACGGATCTGGGCTCGGGCGAGGACGCGGTGGCCGTGCGCGCCGTGGGGCCGGAGCTGTCGGATGCCTCGGTGCGGCCGGAGTTGATGGAGGCCATCGCGAAGACGACGGGTGGCAAGGCATACAAGCTGCCCCAGGACGGGCTGCCGGATGTGCCGCTGCTGGACCCGCCGGTGGTGGAGGTGGGCCGCGCCAAGGACCAGCCGCTGTGGGACCGCTGGTACTACCTGGTGGCGCTGATTGCGCTGCTCGGCGCGGAGTGGTTCGCGCGGCGCCGGTTCGGCTACGTCTGA
- a CDS encoding serine hydrolase: protein MRYALALLLFVLPLTPFAQQQVSQPDIDAALQRTMEAFEVPGIAIAVVKDGKVVLAKGYGVRKLGERAPVTPDSLFGIASNTKAFTAAALAMLVDEGKLAWDDRVIDHLPSFQMFDPYVTRELTVRDLLVHRSGLGLGAGDLLYFPQTTFTEEEIVSRLRRIPPASSFRSRYAYDNILYLVAGKVIERATGKTWSAFIRERIFMPLGMRTSNTSVTAFRPGANVAMPHAKADGVLKAIAPVPFDNNAPAGGINTSVNELSRWMLAQLERGVVPGTEGKKRLFSEEQSREMWSAQTVLPIKEPSQALAGTRANFAAYGLGWTLRDYRGLKLVGHTGGLAGYVSRVVLVPEQRLGIAVLTNQEARGGYEAPTWTLLDAYLGAPATDWVAAFKADEVEKEAKAYAAIGLASAGRNAQSRPSLPIDAYVGRYRDAWYGDVAIAKEGEKLVLRFSRTPAFTGTLEHWQYDTFVAKWKDRALNADAYVTFSLKPDGSIGEMRMQPVSPLTDFSYDFQDLLFTPVKDDAPGAVARPVH, encoded by the coding sequence GTGCGATACGCCCTCGCGCTTCTCCTCTTCGTCCTCCCGCTCACGCCCTTCGCGCAGCAGCAGGTTTCCCAGCCGGACATCGACGCCGCGCTTCAGCGGACGATGGAGGCCTTCGAGGTGCCCGGCATCGCCATCGCCGTCGTGAAGGACGGGAAGGTGGTGCTGGCGAAGGGCTATGGGGTGCGGAAGCTCGGTGAGCGCGCGCCGGTGACGCCGGACTCGCTGTTCGGCATCGCCTCCAACACCAAGGCCTTCACCGCGGCGGCGCTGGCCATGCTCGTGGACGAGGGCAAGCTCGCGTGGGACGACCGCGTCATCGACCACCTGCCGTCGTTCCAGATGTTCGACCCGTACGTCACGCGCGAGCTGACGGTGCGTGACTTGCTGGTGCACCGCAGCGGACTGGGGCTGGGCGCGGGCGACTTGCTCTACTTCCCGCAGACCACGTTCACCGAGGAGGAGATTGTCTCGCGGCTGCGGCGCATCCCCCCGGCGAGCAGCTTCCGCAGCCGGTACGCGTACGACAACATCCTGTATCTCGTCGCGGGGAAGGTCATCGAGAGGGCGACCGGGAAGACCTGGAGCGCGTTCATTCGTGAGCGCATCTTCATGCCGCTCGGGATGCGCACGAGCAACACCAGCGTGACGGCCTTCCGCCCCGGCGCCAACGTGGCGATGCCGCATGCGAAGGCGGATGGCGTGCTGAAGGCCATTGCCCCGGTGCCCTTCGACAACAACGCGCCGGCGGGTGGCATCAACACCAGTGTGAATGAGCTGTCCCGGTGGATGCTCGCGCAGTTGGAGCGCGGCGTGGTTCCGGGCACGGAGGGGAAGAAGCGGCTCTTCAGCGAGGAGCAGTCGCGCGAGATGTGGTCCGCGCAGACGGTGCTGCCCATCAAGGAGCCGTCGCAGGCGCTGGCCGGGACGCGCGCGAACTTCGCGGCGTACGGGCTGGGCTGGACGCTGCGCGACTACCGGGGACTCAAGCTGGTGGGGCACACGGGCGGACTGGCGGGTTACGTGTCGCGCGTGGTGCTCGTCCCGGAGCAGCGGCTGGGCATCGCCGTGCTGACGAACCAGGAGGCTCGCGGCGGGTACGAGGCGCCCACGTGGACGCTGCTGGACGCGTACCTGGGCGCGCCCGCCACGGACTGGGTCGCCGCGTTCAAGGCGGACGAGGTGGAGAAGGAGGCCAAGGCGTATGCGGCGATAGGTCTGGCGAGCGCGGGACGGAATGCGCAGTCGCGGCCGTCGCTTCCCATTGATGCCTATGTGGGGCGGTACCGCGATGCCTGGTACGGGGACGTGGCCATCGCGAAGGAAGGGGAGAAGCTGGTCCTCCGCTTCAGCCGCACGCCCGCGTTCACCGGTACGCTGGAGCATTGGCAGTACGACACCTTCGTGGCGAAGTGGAAGGACCGGGCGCTGAACGCGGATGCGTACGTGACGTTCTCGCTGAAGCCCGACGGCTCCATCGGCGAGATGCGGATGCAGCCCGTGTCACCGCTGACGGACTTCAGCTACGACTTCCAGGACCTGCTCTTCACGCCCGTGAAGGACGACGCGCCCGGAGCCGTCGCTCGTCCCGTGCACTGA
- a CDS encoding DUF6193 family natural product biosynthesis protein yields MPRYEEEAHARELLALLELRFARPSAPVALAMEGAGVHWHVDARAGARSCRVHTFHYNREGAEYYLVLSEGEGAPALAKGRTRSLDVVPHVLQAWLLDETPLHELYSRFPFIDRQKRALEALRGKVDVVLERLGSSRRCSFKREIGDFYTLTVEGDGRSCELEAPQPGSEARCTFSHLGTNLAVGATSDVDALATAVGQWLDSGARVDPLTREFSFVQGEPHASSYEQGRYAEWLWDFHIAHARRSQASGSWDPMVAHLPLLERMARHPTIRRFFVFTSHEVLCFSRCPVYPFSTAGLPAVIPDQRSRAPGAGSGLARYTVRASDRKLEGSAEEVLQFVEEILTAEGDTTFYGSVERRES; encoded by the coding sequence ATGCCGAGGTACGAGGAAGAAGCGCACGCGCGTGAGCTGCTGGCCCTGCTGGAGTTGCGGTTCGCGCGCCCTTCGGCTCCCGTGGCACTCGCGATGGAAGGGGCGGGCGTTCACTGGCACGTCGACGCGAGGGCAGGGGCGCGGTCCTGCCGGGTGCACACGTTCCATTACAACCGCGAGGGAGCGGAGTACTACCTCGTGCTCTCCGAAGGAGAAGGCGCGCCAGCGCTGGCGAAGGGGCGGACGCGCTCGCTCGACGTGGTGCCTCACGTCCTCCAGGCCTGGCTCCTGGATGAGACGCCGCTCCATGAATTGTACTCACGCTTCCCCTTCATCGACCGGCAGAAGCGGGCACTCGAGGCGCTGCGCGGGAAGGTGGATGTCGTGCTGGAGCGCCTGGGGTCATCCCGCCGGTGCTCCTTCAAGAGAGAGATTGGGGACTTCTACACGTTGACCGTGGAGGGGGATGGCCGCTCCTGTGAACTCGAAGCGCCCCAGCCGGGCTCCGAAGCACGCTGCACGTTCAGCCACCTGGGCACGAACCTGGCCGTGGGAGCAACCTCGGATGTAGACGCGCTCGCCACCGCCGTCGGGCAATGGCTGGACTCCGGGGCTCGCGTCGACCCGCTCACGCGCGAGTTCTCCTTCGTCCAGGGCGAACCGCACGCTTCGTCCTACGAGCAGGGCCGCTACGCGGAGTGGCTCTGGGATTTCCACATTGCACACGCGCGGCGGAGTCAGGCCTCGGGAAGCTGGGACCCGATGGTGGCGCATCTTCCTCTGCTGGAGCGAATGGCGCGGCACCCCACCATCCGGCGCTTCTTCGTGTTCACGAGCCACGAGGTGCTTTGCTTCTCCCGCTGCCCCGTTTACCCGTTCTCGACGGCAGGGCTCCCGGCCGTCATTCCCGACCAGCGCTCCCGTGCCCCCGGGGCTGGCTCGGGACTGGCGCGATACACGGTGCGCGCGAGTGACCGGAAGCTGGAGGGAAGCGCGGAGGAGGTCCTCCAGTTCGTCGAGGAGATTCTGACGGCCGAAGGTGACACCACCTTCTACGGAAGCGTCGAACGCCGGGAGTCCTGA
- a CDS encoding IS30 family transposase, producing MSAEDWLAVRRSVAAGQTLEAAARAAGVSERTLQRLRPGAGSMMQRAHVRSALRLSVQEREEISRGLRAGDSLRAIARRLGRAASTLSREVARTGGRKRYRAWRGERGATHRARRPKHTKLQEYPRLRQEVERRLEECWSPQQVAASLKRDFPHCPELHVSHETLYRSLYVQTRGALRKELTACLRTGRTQRRPQGRTDLRGQLPDKLMLSARPPEVEDRAVPGHWEGDLILGKQGKSAVGTLVERHSRYVMLLHLPEGRTAGHVRQALTHKIGQLPDALRRSLTWDQGKEMSEHVRFTLDTAVQVYFCDPHSPWQRGSNENTNGLLRQYMPKGMDLSHLCAQQLDAIAAQLNSRPRQTLDWHTPAEVFARAVAMTG from the coding sequence ATGAGTGCAGAGGACTGGCTGGCGGTGCGGCGCTCGGTAGCGGCCGGGCAGACGCTGGAGGCGGCAGCGCGGGCGGCTGGGGTGAGTGAGCGCACGCTGCAGCGGCTGCGCCCTGGGGCTGGCAGCATGATGCAGAGGGCCCACGTGCGTTCCGCTTTGCGGCTGTCGGTGCAGGAGCGCGAGGAAATCTCGCGGGGGCTGCGGGCGGGCGACTCGCTGCGTGCCATCGCGAGGCGCCTGGGCCGGGCGGCCTCCACGCTCAGCCGTGAAGTGGCCCGTACCGGTGGGCGCAAGCGCTACCGGGCGTGGCGCGGCGAGCGGGGCGCAACGCACCGGGCACGGCGTCCCAAGCACACGAAGCTGCAGGAGTACCCACGGCTGCGCCAGGAGGTGGAGCGGCGGCTGGAGGAGTGCTGGAGTCCTCAGCAGGTTGCCGCCAGTCTCAAGCGAGACTTCCCGCACTGCCCCGAGCTGCACGTGTCCCACGAAACCCTTTACCGCAGCCTCTACGTCCAGACGCGCGGCGCCCTGCGCAAGGAGCTCACCGCGTGTCTGCGCACGGGCCGCACCCAGCGCCGGCCCCAGGGGCGCACGGACCTACGCGGCCAGTTGCCGGACAAGCTGATGCTGAGCGCGCGTCCACCCGAAGTCGAAGACAGGGCCGTGCCGGGCCATTGGGAGGGTGACCTCATCCTCGGTAAGCAAGGCAAGTCCGCGGTGGGCACGCTGGTGGAGCGCCACAGCCGCTACGTCATGCTGCTGCACCTGCCCGAGGGCCGCACCGCGGGCCACGTGCGCCAGGCCCTCACCCACAAGATTGGCCAGCTGCCTGACGCCCTGCGCCGCAGCCTCACCTGGGACCAGGGCAAGGAGATGTCCGAGCACGTGCGCTTCACCCTCGACACCGCCGTGCAAGTCTACTTCTGCGACCCGCACAGCCCCTGGCAGCGCGGCAGCAACGAGAACACCAACGGCCTGCTGCGCCAGTACATGCCCAAGGGCATGGACTTGAGCCACCTCTGCGCGCAGCAACTCGATGCTATCGCCGCCCAACTCAACAGCCGCCCGCGCCAGACACTCGACTGGCACACCCCCGCCGAGGTATTCGCCCGAGCCGTTGCGATGACCGGTTGA
- a CDS encoding superoxide dismutase family protein has translation MKIRALLTAAALTAAMPAMAQAPQAAPPAAQAPGQDKPATGAPAAPAPAAAPEKKAPPKGEMAKAMVKDAQGKDVGEITFEQTAKGVVVKGTLSNLPPGQHAFHIHETGKCDAPDFKTAGGHFNPTKKAHGIMSPKGKHEGDLPNLYVGQDGSVKFDTFAQNGLKLKQLFDKDGSAVMVHTKEDDYFTDPTGDAGGRIACGVVEKAQ, from the coding sequence ATGAAGATTCGAGCCCTGCTGACCGCCGCCGCCCTCACCGCCGCCATGCCCGCGATGGCCCAGGCCCCGCAGGCCGCGCCGCCCGCCGCTCAGGCCCCGGGTCAGGACAAGCCGGCCACGGGTGCGCCGGCCGCTCCGGCTCCGGCCGCGGCTCCGGAGAAGAAGGCGCCGCCGAAGGGTGAGATGGCGAAGGCGATGGTGAAGGACGCCCAGGGCAAGGACGTGGGGGAAATCACGTTCGAGCAGACGGCGAAGGGCGTGGTGGTGAAGGGCACGCTGAGCAACCTGCCGCCGGGCCAGCACGCGTTCCACATCCACGAGACGGGCAAGTGCGACGCCCCGGACTTCAAGACGGCGGGGGGCCACTTCAACCCGACGAAGAAGGCCCACGGCATCATGTCGCCCAAGGGCAAGCACGAGGGTGACCTGCCCAACCTCTACGTGGGCCAGGACGGGAGCGTGAAGTTCGACACCTTCGCGCAGAACGGCCTCAAGCTGAAGCAGCTGTTCGACAAGGACGGCTCGGCGGTGATGGTGCACACCAAGGAGGACGACTACTTCACCGACCCGACTGGCGACGCCGGTGGCCGCATCGCCTGCGGCGTGGTGGAGAAGGCGCAGTAG
- a CDS encoding N-6 DNA methylase: protein MRRAANSPLEVDEEKLVRQFPGLNRKAVGAFFTPAPLVERTLALALEHLGGGPLTVVDPACGAGAFLAAAAKRRPDARLCGLELDPEVARVCQSRVPGADIRVGDSLRGGLEPLLAATPPEHRELWVGNPPYNGTSPVLKDASTYARLRALLPLALPPGTSLRDDFAFFLLVAAHRLVSRPGVLAFITPATLLDAFLYAPLRQSLLATLSLREVVDLGPGAFSGTQVRTCITVWSSLPGPRGAPRYERRGVWQGFTPASPEWRLAPTAPEAADLDARWRAEGEPLSTLVPVSLPGVKTRFDELLVDADAERLLARLRAFAAARKEELPDFARAHGLPETLLPKLRELKAGPPLEVDPSHVRPFFRYGGARHRGTVPHEALAYCYLDRRLIPRGDHRLRGPYDPHLGSVKLLFNVRELPLSAALLEEEGCVHDHRHARFAPLYVPQRLRDEGLAVTRSASTLEELGPLVPNLSPRGQAWAESLGGPLSAFRALVTFLNGPEVQDVWAPAFGASRVVPVPLGAPAKQ, encoded by the coding sequence ATGCGACGCGCTGCCAACAGCCCGTTGGAGGTGGACGAGGAGAAGCTCGTCCGTCAGTTCCCCGGGCTGAACCGCAAGGCGGTGGGTGCGTTCTTCACGCCCGCGCCGCTGGTGGAGCGCACGCTGGCGCTCGCGCTGGAGCACCTGGGTGGAGGCCCGCTCACCGTGGTGGACCCGGCGTGCGGCGCGGGAGCCTTCCTCGCGGCGGCGGCGAAGCGGCGGCCCGATGCGCGACTGTGCGGCCTGGAGCTGGACCCGGAGGTGGCGCGCGTCTGCCAGTCCCGCGTGCCCGGCGCGGACATCCGCGTGGGAGATTCGCTGCGCGGCGGGCTGGAGCCGCTGCTCGCCGCCACGCCGCCGGAGCACCGGGAGCTGTGGGTGGGAAACCCGCCCTACAACGGCACGTCGCCGGTGCTGAAGGACGCGAGCACCTACGCGCGCCTGCGCGCCCTGCTCCCGCTGGCCCTGCCGCCGGGCACCAGCCTGCGCGACGACTTCGCCTTCTTCCTGCTGGTGGCCGCGCACCGGCTCGTCTCGCGTCCCGGAGTGCTCGCCTTCATCACCCCGGCGACGCTTCTGGACGCGTTCCTCTACGCTCCGCTGCGCCAGTCCCTGCTGGCCACGCTGTCCCTGCGCGAGGTCGTGGACCTGGGCCCCGGCGCCTTCTCCGGCACGCAGGTGCGCACGTGCATCACCGTGTGGTCCTCGCTGCCGGGCCCTCGGGGGGCACCGCGCTACGAGCGCCGGGGCGTCTGGCAGGGCTTCACGCCCGCATCCCCGGAGTGGCGCCTCGCGCCCACGGCCCCGGAGGCCGCGGACCTGGACGCGCGCTGGCGGGCGGAGGGCGAACCGCTGAGCACGCTGGTTCCGGTGAGCCTGCCCGGCGTGAAGACACGCTTCGACGAGCTGCTGGTGGATGCGGACGCGGAGCGACTGCTGGCGCGCCTGCGAGCCTTCGCCGCGGCCCGAAAGGAAGAGCTGCCCGACTTCGCGCGGGCGCATGGACTGCCGGAGACGCTGCTCCCCAAGCTGCGCGAGCTGAAGGCGGGCCCGCCGCTGGAGGTGGACCCGAGCCACGTGCGTCCCTTCTTCCGCTACGGAGGCGCGCGCCACCGGGGCACGGTGCCGCACGAGGCGCTGGCGTACTGCTACCTGGACCGGCGCCTCATCCCCCGGGGCGACCACCGGCTGCGCGGGCCGTATGACCCGCACCTGGGCTCGGTGAAGCTCCTCTTCAACGTGCGCGAGCTGCCACTGTCGGCCGCGTTGCTGGAAGAGGAGGGCTGCGTGCACGACCACCGGCACGCGCGCTTCGCGCCGCTGTACGTGCCCCAGCGGCTGCGAGATGAGGGGCTCGCCGTCACCCGCTCCGCGTCAACGCTGGAGGAACTGGGGCCGCTGGTGCCCAACCTCTCGCCTCGGGGACAGGCGTGGGCGGAAAGCCTGGGAGGCCCGCTGTCCGCCTTCCGGGCGCTGGTGACGTTCCTCAACGGGCCCGAGGTGCAGGACGTCTGGGCGCCGGCCTTCGGCGCTTCGCGCGTGGTGCCGGTGCCGCTCGGGGCTCCCGCGAAGCAGTGA